A genomic segment from Melanotaenia boesemani isolate fMelBoe1 chromosome 9, fMelBoe1.pri, whole genome shotgun sequence encodes:
- the si:dkey-103g5.4 gene encoding uncharacterized protein si:dkey-103g5.4 isoform X8, giving the protein MKTAPLTAFCTDKLVVEQLTSDGECQCTISYQPTTNGDLCVQQLFGVCRDGKSRTQYGDCLDRYQWSLHCRQEVRPCAILSQCDAVNRSRAEVCQAEEDYRGYDGELGLCICREPSGRAACGGLCRRKLASELELQCHSDGNTELVWSHENQVSRVSGIVLETIFKQGDSQENLLCNSYLNSSRPVYIVQTTESGFFGVLSGLPKELQQLFPDTTQWDFQSSAEKDYDFFHEVSSVENTSYGGRDINSRKWRGDESDMEESSLSGVLNPTTCLHLGDILLFTVNTLHYPQYDNYNLYNTNSDFDWGPFRLLKEEMTLSWTPPAFFSLDFSQPGVYVFTLSSHQHKHLYVRVMPAGGQCYESGPFFPTIPRHVTRMGINRRRDLLLQPDWLVTGGLVFGAVVILCLCVTVLILFREYGWPEKDPIKVRYRLLQLAYQMDDYASKGSRVISLRKTHRKQQARMTQDSIQPVCTDALEEFWDYEHQVDLEAFSSNTFYSLLLKQSLSVTTRLGKLTTEVKELYQGVLEKLQLLHPRMIAEERVEEGYERMRREMEREVVRRKSLASQLRTLLDSQLQVLSREQHAKQRVYSMFMCQLRECTRLLSKMYNNQPSCDLHQQIFTQKLTSLVGGMGELVSAECRRQGAWGLLGEGTGAKLLCPDTGTVLTKDDMFGPDGSLQVSRTVHCDSVTGLIRPNPHSHMLLSSGHTMAVPPEFFIHPQTGRVMPITGNVAFDPSSSTLVFTTDLCTGNKKGDNRKWDRPLIPFIPYPTSCHSDQPLPSARLKGLRLGQKLQLGIPMTDPETGVLVPILAVTIHPQTGLVYPLGRLHTCPLTHLPQPIQIGYPMLDSRTGNVVLTVGVSLDPVTGDVLPVGGVLLAESFLEPLSGRMVKVGGASMRAGQLVPNAGGYQTLLESKVLAAMFKVLDILKPLNEEWGSDPTLQHLQPHLGNENANGRQDHLLAVTKELEQAWGRSLHCQLQLQTRLEMLLDWAMGLQQDGGILGDMPLPSSDMCVPALLGMDYPDPVGSGLSVPVLGSQIDPDSGNTIPLAGTMEDPDGKGMVAIRYGSQTVDPVTGLLAPVVGARLDVVKKIIVPVTASYWLMMAEQLDSVQAEALQREVCLRNTYWQQQRQREEDILTDLDSALHQCLTKATDTNSYQAQWSGRLREATMEMQDAAQTEAQRKASQHSYLALILPSHVLHILTMGDEEEWDQQCVWHSALMSGLDKVDVCMDQLQQENEKRTTEAGDWSTKLHAMDRELRQKELWEQCNCRQTELEAAFCSLHFVRLLSQLHANTAQAVLCGNFWFKDYGLVHCSRHRPNMKWIGLLQQRALPLLERLNQLLDEKQSSSFSPNTCSQHISATDTMPDSGLLTKQTYCLEMPSRVWTASVPGVKGISAQCLKEPGNIAQSLQASLALTHNSQRHTALSGIHSPGSQQLKDSAQSIHIAIPTIPEVQWTRLLELSPLFQLLKGVEEQLKVWAGKMGLTGGEIHGRGKNFIDVLDAQWECEGELIPLDLSVLSPREFLVYQHGLFLMQTLHNLKLTSNISLQIAASLPDNNYFNNAFRNSFFYQEAEETLFVRRQRLQSVGGFSLMLLHCLSHVKIKDMSSDSSPAFQRLFFKTLQECLGELFQARLGMQPSGQETNLCVWIQEQEPSLGDLKEALLDSHTTSLLHKLRKPSKGLLSEDQVEKMQKKHKETALFSHLEGLLRERCSEAAEKEDQMG; this is encoded by the exons ATGAAAACAGCACCGTTGACTGCTTTCTGCACTGATAAGTTGGTTGTTGAACAGTTG ACCAGTGATGGAGAATGCCAGTGTACCATCAGCTATCAACCCACCACCAATGGAGATTTGTGTGTCCAACAACTGTTTGGTGTCTGCAGAGACGGGAAATCACGTACACAATATGGAGACTGCCTTGACAGATATCAGTGGTCGCTTCACTGCAGACAGGAGGTCAGGCCTTGTGCAATCCTATCACAATGCGATGCAGTCAATAGAAGTAGGGCAGAG GTGTGTCAAGCTGAGGAGGACTACCGTGGTTATGATGGAGAGCTGGGTCTGTGTATTTGCAGAGAGCCTTCTGGCAGAGCTGCATGTGGTGGCCTGTGCAGGAGGAAGCTAGCTAGTGAACTGGAGCTCCAGTGTCATTCAGATGGAAACACTGAATTGGTGTGGAGCCATGAAAATCAG GTGTCGAGGGTCTCAGGCATCGTGCTTGAGACGATTTTCAAACAGGGGGACTCCCAGGAGAATCTATTGTGCAACAGCTATCTTAACTCCTCGCGTCCTGTGTACATTGTTCAAACAACAG AAAGTGGATTCTTCGGTGTCCTCAGCGGCCTCCCAAAAGAGCTTCAACAACTGTTTCCTGACACCACACAGTGGGACTTTCAGAGCTCAGCAG AGAAAGATTATGACTTCTTTCATGAGGTCAGCAGTGTTGAAAATACCAGTTATGGGGGAAGAGACATTAACTCCAGGAAGTGGAGAGGAGATGAGAGTGATATGGAGGAGTCAAGTTTATCTGGAGTCTTGAATCCAACAACATGTCTCCATCTGGGTGATATTTTACTGTTCACTGTCAACACACTTCATTACCCACAATATGACAA tTACAACCTATACAACACAAACAGTGACTTTGACTGGGGTCCATTTAgattgttaaaagaagagatgACACTGTCTTGGACTCCTCCAGCCTTCTTTTCGTTGGATTTCAGCCAACCTGGAGTTTACGTATTCACACTAAGCAGCCATCAGCACAAACACTTG taTGTTCGAGTGATGCCAGCAGGTGGTCAGTGTTATGAGTCTGGCCCCTTCTTCCCTACCATCCCTCGTCATGTGACCAGGATGGGAATCAACAGGAGACGGGATTTGTTACTTCAGCCGGACTGGCTGGTGACTGGAGGACTGGTTTTTGGTGCTGTGGTCATCCTCTGTTTATGTGTGACAGTGCTG ATCCTGTTCCGTGAATATGGATGGCCTGAGAAGGACCCCATCAAAGTGCGGTATCGCTTGTTGCAGTTGGCTTATCAGATGGATGACTACGCATCAAAAGGTTCAAGGGTGATCTCACTAAGGAAGACTCACCGAAAACAACAAGCTAGAATGACGCAAGACTCTATTCAGCCAG TCTGCACAGATGCTTTGGAAGAATTTTGGGATTATGAACACCAGGTGGATCTGGAGGCATTTAGCAGCAACACCTTTTACAGTCTCCTACTCAAACAAAGCCTGTCTGTTACTACAAGGCTGGGGAAGCTCACCACTGAG GTAAAGGAACTATATCAGGGGGTGCTTGAGAAATTGCAGCTTCTCCACCCACGGATGATAGCTGAGGAGAGGGTGGAGGAGGGTTACGAGAGGATgaggagagagatggagagggaGGTGGTCCGACGAAAGTCATTGGCATCACAGCTGAGGACTTTACTCGACAGTCAGCTGCAG GTCCTGAGTAGAGAGCAACATGCCAAGCAGAGGGTCTACAGTATGTTTATGTGTCAGCTCAGAGAGTGCACCAGACTCCTGTCCAAGATGTACAATAACCAGCCCTCCTGCGACCTGCACCAGCAAAT TTTCACCCAGAAGCTAACATCCCTTGTAGGTGGAATGGGAGAGTTGGTGTCTGCAGAGTGCCGCCGTCAGGGGGCATGGGGTTTATTGGGTGAGGGCACGGGGGCAAAGCTGCTCTGCCCCGACACCGGAACTGTTCTGACCAAAGATGACATGTTTG GTCCTGATGGGTCTTTGCAAGTCTCTCGTACAGTCCACTGTGATTCAGTCACGGGCCTCATAAGGCCAAATCCTCACAGCCATATGCTACTCAGCAGTGGCCACACCATGGCAGTACCACCTGAGTTCTTCATCCACCCACAGACGGGCAGAGTTATGCCCATCACTGGCAATGTGGCCTTTGATCCTTCCAGCTCTACATTAGTGTTCACCACTGACCTTTGTACAGGTAACAAGAAAG GTGACAACAGAAAATGGGACAGGCCCCTTATTCCTTTCATTCCTTACCCAACCTCTTGCCACTCAGACCAGCCTCTTCCCAGTGCTCGGCTCAAAGGCCTCAGACTGGGCCAAAAGCTCCAGCTGGGTATTCCCATGACAGATCCAGAGACAGGAGTTCTGGTTCCCATTCTGGCCGTAACCATCCACCCACAGACTGGATTGGTGTACCCACTGGGACGGCTTCATACCTGTCCGCTAACACACCTTCCACAACCCATACAGATTGGTTATCCCATGCTGGACTCCCGGACGGGGAATGTTGTGCTTACTGTTGGGGTCAGTTTAGATCCAGTAACAG GAGATGTGCTGCCAGTAGGTGGAGTCCTGCTGGCCGAGTCCTTCCTGGAACCTCTTAGTGGACGGATGGTAAAAGTGGGAGGGGCCAGCATGAGGGCTGGACAGCTGGTTCCAAATGCAGGAGGTTACCAAACTCTACTAGAAAGCAAG GTCCTGGCAGCAATGTTCAAAGTACTGGATATCCTGAAGCCTCTAAACGAAGAGTGGGGTTCAGATCCAACTTTACAACATTTGCAGCCCCATCTGGGCAATGAGAATGCAAATGGTCGACAAGATCATCTTCTTGCTGTGACCAAAGAGCTTGAGCAGGCCTGGGGAAGGAGCCTGCActgccagctgcagctgcagaccagACTGGAGATGCTGCTGGACTGGGCCATGGGTCTCCAGCAAGATGGAGGAATTTTGG GAGACATGCCTCTGCCCAGTTCGGACATGTGTGTGCCAGCTCTACTTGGGATGGACTACCCTGACCCTGTGGGATCTGGTCTTAGCGTGCCGGTGCTTGGTAGTCAGATAGATCCTGACTCTGGGAATACAATACCATTAGCTGGGACCATggaggatccagatggaaaag GAATGGTGGCGATCCGTTATGGGTCTCAGACTGTAGATCCCGTGACTGGGCTGTTAGCCCCAGTGGTTGGAGCAAGGCTGGACGTggttaaaaaaatcattgtgcCTGTCACAGCTTCATACTGGCTTATGATGGCAGAACAACTTGACAGTGTGCAG GCAGAGGCACTGCAGAGGGAAGTGTGTTTGAGGAACACTTACTGGCAGCAGCAAAGGCAGCGTGAAGAAGATATTCTTACTGATCTGGACTCAGCTTTACACCAGTGTCTCACCAAAGCCACAGACACAAACTCTTATCAG GCCCAGTGGTCAGGGAGGCTGAGGGAAGCAACCATGGAGATGCAAGATGCAGCACAGACTGAAGCCCAGAGGAAAGCATCTCAGCACTCCTACTTGGCTCTGATCCTACCATCACATGTGTTACACATCCTGACAATGG GTGACGAAGAGGAATGGGACCAGCAGTGTGTTTGGCACTCAGCACTCATGTCTGGCCTAGATAAAGTGGATGTGTGTATGGATCAGCTGCAACAAGAAAACGAAAAAAGGACGACAGAGGCAGGAGACTGGTCTACAAAACTCCACGCAATG GACAGAGAGCTGAGACAGAAAGAGTTGTGGGAGCAGTGTAATTGCAGACAGACAGAGTTGGAAGCTGCTTTCTGTTCGCTGCATTTTGTCAGACTACTATCTCAACTTCATGCCAACACAGCCCAG GCAGTACTGTGTGGGAACTTTTGGTTCAAGGATTATGGTTTGGTCCATTGCAGCAGGCATAGACCAAATATGAAGTGGATTGGTTTGCTCCAACAGAGAGCTTTGCCTCTGCTTGAACGACTGAATCAGCTCTTGGATGAAAAACAGTCAAGCAGCTTCTCCCCCAACACCTGCAGTCAGCACATCTCTGCAACAGATACAATGCCAGACAGTG GTTTGTTAACGAAGCAGACATATTGTTTGGAGATGCCCTCTAGAGTCTGGACAGCCTCTGTGCCTGGAGTGAAAG gaatCTCAGCCCAGTGTTTGAAGGAGCCTGGAAATATTGCTCAGAGTCTTCAAGCCAGCTTAGCACTGACACACAACTCACAAAGACACACAGCATTGTCTGGGATTCACTCTCCGG GGAGCCAACAATTGAAGGATTCTGCCCAGTCTATACACATCGCCATCCCAACTATTCCAG AGGTGCAGTGGACAAGGCTGCTGGAGCTCTCTCCTCTGTTCCAGCTGTTAAAGGGGGTGGAGGAACAGCTAAAGGTCTGGGCTGGTAAGATGGGGCTTACTGGAGGAGAGATCCATG GCAGAGGTAAAAATTTTATAGATGTCCTTGATGCTCAATGGGAATGTGAGGGAGAACTGATTCCTTTGGACCTGTCGGTCCTCAGCCCTAGGGAATTCCTGGTCTACCAACATGGACTATTCCTGATGCAAACACTCCACAATCTAAAACTG ACTTCAAACATTTCACTTCAGATAGCAGCTAGCCTCCCAGACAACAACTATTTCAACAACGCTTTCAgaaattctttcttttatcag gaggcagaggagaccCTTTTTGTCCGTCGTCAGAGGCTCCAGTCAGTTGGAGGTTTCTCTCTCATGTTACTTCACTGTCTGTCCCATGTCAAAATTAAGGACATGAGCTCCGACTCCAGTCCTGCTTTCCAAAGGCTTTTCTTCAAG ACTCTACAGGAATGCCTGGGAGAGCTGTTTCAGGCCAGATTGGGCATGCAACCTTCTGGACAGGAAACCAATTTGTGTGTTTGGATTCAGGAGCAGGAGCCCTCCCTGGGGGACTTAAAGGAGGCTTTGCTAGACTCCCATACTACCTCCCTGCTTCACAAGCTCCGTAAACCAAGCAAAGGACTGCTGTCTGAAGAT CAGGTTGAGAAAATGCAGAAGAAGCATAAAGAAACAGCCCTGTTTTCTCATCTTGAAGGACTTTTGAGAGAGAGATGTTCTGAGGCTGCAGAGAAAGAAGACCAGATGGGGTGA
- the si:dkey-103g5.4 gene encoding uncharacterized protein si:dkey-103g5.4 isoform X1 — translation MTHMWCGCLWWLFAPLSLTLAQHNNFSHHNKERPPCRPGFYCPLGSLTPVPCPKGTFGPTVGAESIESCLKCPPHHYCPRPGLYGPLPCGPLAQQPLSGEDTCTCLGEGQSFQTSDGECQCTISYQPTTNGDLCVQQLFGVCRDGKSRTQYGDCLDRYQWSLHCRQEVRPCAILSQCDAVNRSRAEVCQAEEDYRGYDGELGLCICREPSGRAACGGLCRRKLASELELQCHSDGNTELVWSHENQVSRVSGIVLETIFKQGDSQENLLCNSYLNSSRPVYIVQTTESGFFGVLSGLPKELQQLFPDTTQWDFQSSAEKDYDFFHEVSSVENTSYGGRDINSRKWRGDESDMEESSLSGVLNPTTCLHLGDILLFTVNTLHYPQYDNYNLYNTNSDFDWGPFRLLKEEMTLSWTPPAFFSLDFSQPGVYVFTLSSHQHKHLYVRVMPAGGQCYESGPFFPTIPRHVTRMGINRRRDLLLQPDWLVTGGLVFGAVVILCLCVTVLILFREYGWPEKDPIKVRYRLLQLAYQMDDYASKGSRVISLRKTHRKQQARMTQDSIQPVCTDALEEFWDYEHQVDLEAFSSNTFYSLLLKQSLSVTTRLGKLTTEVKELYQGVLEKLQLLHPRMIAEERVEEGYERMRREMEREVVRRKSLASQLRTLLDSQLQVLSREQHAKQRVYSMFMCQLRECTRLLSKMYNNQPSCDLHQQIFTQKLTSLVGGMGELVSAECRRQGAWGLLGEGTGAKLLCPDTGTVLTKDDMFGPDGSLQVSRTVHCDSVTGLIRPNPHSHMLLSSGHTMAVPPEFFIHPQTGRVMPITGNVAFDPSSSTLVFTTDLCTGNKKGDNRKWDRPLIPFIPYPTSCHSDQPLPSARLKGLRLGQKLQLGIPMTDPETGVLVPILAVTIHPQTGLVYPLGRLHTCPLTHLPQPIQIGYPMLDSRTGNVVLTVGVSLDPVTGDVLPVGGVLLAESFLEPLSGRMVKVGGASMRAGQLVPNAGGYQTLLESKVLAAMFKVLDILKPLNEEWGSDPTLQHLQPHLGNENANGRQDHLLAVTKELEQAWGRSLHCQLQLQTRLEMLLDWAMGLQQDGGILGDMPLPSSDMCVPALLGMDYPDPVGSGLSVPVLGSQIDPDSGNTIPLAGTMEDPDGKGMVAIRYGSQTVDPVTGLLAPVVGARLDVVKKIIVPVTASYWLMMAEQLDSVQAEALQREVCLRNTYWQQQRQREEDILTDLDSALHQCLTKATDTNSYQAQWSGRLREATMEMQDAAQTEAQRKASQHSYLALILPSHVLHILTMGDEEEWDQQCVWHSALMSGLDKVDVCMDQLQQENEKRTTEAGDWSTKLHAMDRELRQKELWEQCNCRQTELEAAFCSLHFVRLLSQLHANTAQAVLCGNFWFKDYGLVHCSRHRPNMKWIGLLQQRALPLLERLNQLLDEKQSSSFSPNTCSQHISATDTMPDSGLLTKQTYCLEMPSRVWTASVPGVKGISAQCLKEPGNIAQSLQASLALTHNSQRHTALSGIHSPGSQQLKDSAQSIHIAIPTIPEVQWTRLLELSPLFQLLKGVEEQLKVWAGKMGLTGGEIHGRGKNFIDVLDAQWECEGELIPLDLSVLSPREFLVYQHGLFLMQTLHNLKLTSNISLQIAASLPDNNYFNNAFRNSFFYQEAEETLFVRRQRLQSVGGFSLMLLHCLSHVKIKDMSSDSSPAFQRLFFKTLQECLGELFQARLGMQPSGQETNLCVWIQEQEPSLGDLKEALLDSHTTSLLHKLRKPSKGLLSEDQVEKMQKKHKETALFSHLEGLLRERCSEAAEKEDQMG, via the exons ATGACGCACATGTGGTGTGGGTGCCTATGGTGGTTATTTGCTCCCTTGTCGCTAACCTTGGCTCAACACAACAACTTCAGCCATCATAACAAGGAGAGGCCACCCTGCCGGCCAG GTTTCTATTGCCCGCTGGGCAGCCTCACTCCAGTCCCCTGTCCTAAAGGGACTTTTGGGCCAACTGTTGGGGCTGAGTCTATAGAAAGTTGTCTGAAATGTCCTCCTCACCACTACTGTCCTCGACCAGGGCTATATGGCCCCCTGCCCTGTGGTCCTCTGGCTCAGCAGCCTCTATCTGGCGAGGACACGTGCACCTGCTTGGGAGAAGGGCAGAGCTTTCAg ACCAGTGATGGAGAATGCCAGTGTACCATCAGCTATCAACCCACCACCAATGGAGATTTGTGTGTCCAACAACTGTTTGGTGTCTGCAGAGACGGGAAATCACGTACACAATATGGAGACTGCCTTGACAGATATCAGTGGTCGCTTCACTGCAGACAGGAGGTCAGGCCTTGTGCAATCCTATCACAATGCGATGCAGTCAATAGAAGTAGGGCAGAG GTGTGTCAAGCTGAGGAGGACTACCGTGGTTATGATGGAGAGCTGGGTCTGTGTATTTGCAGAGAGCCTTCTGGCAGAGCTGCATGTGGTGGCCTGTGCAGGAGGAAGCTAGCTAGTGAACTGGAGCTCCAGTGTCATTCAGATGGAAACACTGAATTGGTGTGGAGCCATGAAAATCAG GTGTCGAGGGTCTCAGGCATCGTGCTTGAGACGATTTTCAAACAGGGGGACTCCCAGGAGAATCTATTGTGCAACAGCTATCTTAACTCCTCGCGTCCTGTGTACATTGTTCAAACAACAG AAAGTGGATTCTTCGGTGTCCTCAGCGGCCTCCCAAAAGAGCTTCAACAACTGTTTCCTGACACCACACAGTGGGACTTTCAGAGCTCAGCAG AGAAAGATTATGACTTCTTTCATGAGGTCAGCAGTGTTGAAAATACCAGTTATGGGGGAAGAGACATTAACTCCAGGAAGTGGAGAGGAGATGAGAGTGATATGGAGGAGTCAAGTTTATCTGGAGTCTTGAATCCAACAACATGTCTCCATCTGGGTGATATTTTACTGTTCACTGTCAACACACTTCATTACCCACAATATGACAA tTACAACCTATACAACACAAACAGTGACTTTGACTGGGGTCCATTTAgattgttaaaagaagagatgACACTGTCTTGGACTCCTCCAGCCTTCTTTTCGTTGGATTTCAGCCAACCTGGAGTTTACGTATTCACACTAAGCAGCCATCAGCACAAACACTTG taTGTTCGAGTGATGCCAGCAGGTGGTCAGTGTTATGAGTCTGGCCCCTTCTTCCCTACCATCCCTCGTCATGTGACCAGGATGGGAATCAACAGGAGACGGGATTTGTTACTTCAGCCGGACTGGCTGGTGACTGGAGGACTGGTTTTTGGTGCTGTGGTCATCCTCTGTTTATGTGTGACAGTGCTG ATCCTGTTCCGTGAATATGGATGGCCTGAGAAGGACCCCATCAAAGTGCGGTATCGCTTGTTGCAGTTGGCTTATCAGATGGATGACTACGCATCAAAAGGTTCAAGGGTGATCTCACTAAGGAAGACTCACCGAAAACAACAAGCTAGAATGACGCAAGACTCTATTCAGCCAG TCTGCACAGATGCTTTGGAAGAATTTTGGGATTATGAACACCAGGTGGATCTGGAGGCATTTAGCAGCAACACCTTTTACAGTCTCCTACTCAAACAAAGCCTGTCTGTTACTACAAGGCTGGGGAAGCTCACCACTGAG GTAAAGGAACTATATCAGGGGGTGCTTGAGAAATTGCAGCTTCTCCACCCACGGATGATAGCTGAGGAGAGGGTGGAGGAGGGTTACGAGAGGATgaggagagagatggagagggaGGTGGTCCGACGAAAGTCATTGGCATCACAGCTGAGGACTTTACTCGACAGTCAGCTGCAG GTCCTGAGTAGAGAGCAACATGCCAAGCAGAGGGTCTACAGTATGTTTATGTGTCAGCTCAGAGAGTGCACCAGACTCCTGTCCAAGATGTACAATAACCAGCCCTCCTGCGACCTGCACCAGCAAAT TTTCACCCAGAAGCTAACATCCCTTGTAGGTGGAATGGGAGAGTTGGTGTCTGCAGAGTGCCGCCGTCAGGGGGCATGGGGTTTATTGGGTGAGGGCACGGGGGCAAAGCTGCTCTGCCCCGACACCGGAACTGTTCTGACCAAAGATGACATGTTTG GTCCTGATGGGTCTTTGCAAGTCTCTCGTACAGTCCACTGTGATTCAGTCACGGGCCTCATAAGGCCAAATCCTCACAGCCATATGCTACTCAGCAGTGGCCACACCATGGCAGTACCACCTGAGTTCTTCATCCACCCACAGACGGGCAGAGTTATGCCCATCACTGGCAATGTGGCCTTTGATCCTTCCAGCTCTACATTAGTGTTCACCACTGACCTTTGTACAGGTAACAAGAAAG GTGACAACAGAAAATGGGACAGGCCCCTTATTCCTTTCATTCCTTACCCAACCTCTTGCCACTCAGACCAGCCTCTTCCCAGTGCTCGGCTCAAAGGCCTCAGACTGGGCCAAAAGCTCCAGCTGGGTATTCCCATGACAGATCCAGAGACAGGAGTTCTGGTTCCCATTCTGGCCGTAACCATCCACCCACAGACTGGATTGGTGTACCCACTGGGACGGCTTCATACCTGTCCGCTAACACACCTTCCACAACCCATACAGATTGGTTATCCCATGCTGGACTCCCGGACGGGGAATGTTGTGCTTACTGTTGGGGTCAGTTTAGATCCAGTAACAG GAGATGTGCTGCCAGTAGGTGGAGTCCTGCTGGCCGAGTCCTTCCTGGAACCTCTTAGTGGACGGATGGTAAAAGTGGGAGGGGCCAGCATGAGGGCTGGACAGCTGGTTCCAAATGCAGGAGGTTACCAAACTCTACTAGAAAGCAAG GTCCTGGCAGCAATGTTCAAAGTACTGGATATCCTGAAGCCTCTAAACGAAGAGTGGGGTTCAGATCCAACTTTACAACATTTGCAGCCCCATCTGGGCAATGAGAATGCAAATGGTCGACAAGATCATCTTCTTGCTGTGACCAAAGAGCTTGAGCAGGCCTGGGGAAGGAGCCTGCActgccagctgcagctgcagaccagACTGGAGATGCTGCTGGACTGGGCCATGGGTCTCCAGCAAGATGGAGGAATTTTGG GAGACATGCCTCTGCCCAGTTCGGACATGTGTGTGCCAGCTCTACTTGGGATGGACTACCCTGACCCTGTGGGATCTGGTCTTAGCGTGCCGGTGCTTGGTAGTCAGATAGATCCTGACTCTGGGAATACAATACCATTAGCTGGGACCATggaggatccagatggaaaag GAATGGTGGCGATCCGTTATGGGTCTCAGACTGTAGATCCCGTGACTGGGCTGTTAGCCCCAGTGGTTGGAGCAAGGCTGGACGTggttaaaaaaatcattgtgcCTGTCACAGCTTCATACTGGCTTATGATGGCAGAACAACTTGACAGTGTGCAG GCAGAGGCACTGCAGAGGGAAGTGTGTTTGAGGAACACTTACTGGCAGCAGCAAAGGCAGCGTGAAGAAGATATTCTTACTGATCTGGACTCAGCTTTACACCAGTGTCTCACCAAAGCCACAGACACAAACTCTTATCAG GCCCAGTGGTCAGGGAGGCTGAGGGAAGCAACCATGGAGATGCAAGATGCAGCACAGACTGAAGCCCAGAGGAAAGCATCTCAGCACTCCTACTTGGCTCTGATCCTACCATCACATGTGTTACACATCCTGACAATGG GTGACGAAGAGGAATGGGACCAGCAGTGTGTTTGGCACTCAGCACTCATGTCTGGCCTAGATAAAGTGGATGTGTGTATGGATCAGCTGCAACAAGAAAACGAAAAAAGGACGACAGAGGCAGGAGACTGGTCTACAAAACTCCACGCAATG GACAGAGAGCTGAGACAGAAAGAGTTGTGGGAGCAGTGTAATTGCAGACAGACAGAGTTGGAAGCTGCTTTCTGTTCGCTGCATTTTGTCAGACTACTATCTCAACTTCATGCCAACACAGCCCAG GCAGTACTGTGTGGGAACTTTTGGTTCAAGGATTATGGTTTGGTCCATTGCAGCAGGCATAGACCAAATATGAAGTGGATTGGTTTGCTCCAACAGAGAGCTTTGCCTCTGCTTGAACGACTGAATCAGCTCTTGGATGAAAAACAGTCAAGCAGCTTCTCCCCCAACACCTGCAGTCAGCACATCTCTGCAACAGATACAATGCCAGACAGTG GTTTGTTAACGAAGCAGACATATTGTTTGGAGATGCCCTCTAGAGTCTGGACAGCCTCTGTGCCTGGAGTGAAAG gaatCTCAGCCCAGTGTTTGAAGGAGCCTGGAAATATTGCTCAGAGTCTTCAAGCCAGCTTAGCACTGACACACAACTCACAAAGACACACAGCATTGTCTGGGATTCACTCTCCGG GGAGCCAACAATTGAAGGATTCTGCCCAGTCTATACACATCGCCATCCCAACTATTCCAG AGGTGCAGTGGACAAGGCTGCTGGAGCTCTCTCCTCTGTTCCAGCTGTTAAAGGGGGTGGAGGAACAGCTAAAGGTCTGGGCTGGTAAGATGGGGCTTACTGGAGGAGAGATCCATG GCAGAGGTAAAAATTTTATAGATGTCCTTGATGCTCAATGGGAATGTGAGGGAGAACTGATTCCTTTGGACCTGTCGGTCCTCAGCCCTAGGGAATTCCTGGTCTACCAACATGGACTATTCCTGATGCAAACACTCCACAATCTAAAACTG ACTTCAAACATTTCACTTCAGATAGCAGCTAGCCTCCCAGACAACAACTATTTCAACAACGCTTTCAgaaattctttcttttatcag gaggcagaggagaccCTTTTTGTCCGTCGTCAGAGGCTCCAGTCAGTTGGAGGTTTCTCTCTCATGTTACTTCACTGTCTGTCCCATGTCAAAATTAAGGACATGAGCTCCGACTCCAGTCCTGCTTTCCAAAGGCTTTTCTTCAAG ACTCTACAGGAATGCCTGGGAGAGCTGTTTCAGGCCAGATTGGGCATGCAACCTTCTGGACAGGAAACCAATTTGTGTGTTTGGATTCAGGAGCAGGAGCCCTCCCTGGGGGACTTAAAGGAGGCTTTGCTAGACTCCCATACTACCTCCCTGCTTCACAAGCTCCGTAAACCAAGCAAAGGACTGCTGTCTGAAGAT CAGGTTGAGAAAATGCAGAAGAAGCATAAAGAAACAGCCCTGTTTTCTCATCTTGAAGGACTTTTGAGAGAGAGATGTTCTGAGGCTGCAGAGAAAGAAGACCAGATGGGGTGA